CATCGGCAATTTGCTCGCGGCTAAACATATCAATTCCCGAAAATGGTTCGTCCATCAGCACATAATCCACGTCAAGGGACAGTCCCAGCATCAAGTTAAGCTTAGCCGTATTGCCTTTGGACAATTCCGAAATGCGGCTTTCCTCTTTCAGCTTGAAGAATTCTAGCAATTGAAGGGCCCTTTCCTGATTCCATGAATGATAGAAATCCTCCATGAAAACCATTGCCTGTTTTACCGTCATTTGCGGAAGCATCGTCGGTGCGTCCGGAATGAAGGTGATTTTTTCATAACTATCCTTAGTCATCTTTTGATCATCGATCAGGATTTCCCCTTTATATGGCGTCAAGCCCATGATTGCTTTGAGTGTGGTCGTTTTACCGACGCCATTTATCCCGATCAGACAGGTGACTTCGCCTTTATTCGCGGTGAAGGACACACCGTCCAATATTTTTTTACGGCCATAATTTTTGGAAACTCGTTTTACCTCGATCATTTTCCTTCCTCCTCCCTTATTTCTTCCGAATATTTTTCTTTAACGACACGAAGCAACTCATCGACTGGTACATTAATCGGACGAATCGCGTCGACAAACGTATCGACGGCTGCCAAAATCAATTCCTGCCTCACAGCCTGTAAAATTGTTTCATTCGTCGTGATCTGACTGGGAAAATTTCTTTCAGTATGAATCAAGCCCTGTTCCTCCATTTCTTTATACGCTTTTTGAGCGGTATTAGGATTTATGTTCAGTGTAGCCGCCAGTTCTCTTCGGGAGGGAATTTCCTGTCCGGCCACGAATTTGCCTATGGCTATTTGTTCTTTAAAATGCCTAACGACTTGCAGATATACCGGTTCCCGGGTATTTACGTTCATTAAAACCACCCCCTATTTATTTTAAAAAGTCTGATATGCATAATGTCTTGTGTGTATGTACTATGTGGTTCATACACCTTATAGATGTACTATACACGTAATACACTTGAACTGTCAATAATGAATTTCAACAAAATGAAAAGCCCGGATGCGCAGTGCAATTGGGCTTTTTTAAAGGAGAGGCTAAAAACTCATTCGAATAGATGATGCAGCAGCCGATCTTTATCTTCAAAAAACTGTTTCATCAGCAAATAGTGATTGGACTCCTCTAAAGTCACTTCACTCATACCCTCATCTGAAATTTGGAGGATTTTAGCATCCGGGTAGGCCATGATGATCGGGGAATGGGTGGAAATGATGAATTGGGATCCTTGTTGAACAAGCTCATTTATCCTGGCGAGCATCGATATTTGTCTCAATGGCGACAAAGCAGCTTCAGGTTCATCGAGGATATACAATCCATTGCCTTGAAATCGTTCTACAAAAGCTGAAAAAAACGATTCCCCATGAGATTGCTGGTGAAGTGACTTTCCACCGAAGGAATCGATGATCTTCCGTCCCGACGATGCCTCCCTGTCCAATTCCTCAATATTGGTAGCTAAATTATAAAAGGTTTCCGCCCTAAAGAAAAAATGATCCTTCGGTTTGTACACGCCTTTTTTCAAACGGAGGTATTCGTCCAAATTGGAATGTGAATCATAATTGGAAAAATTGAAATTCAACGTTCCGCCTTCCGGATTGAAGCCATACGCAATCGCAATGCCTTCAAGCAAGGTGGACTTCCCCATTCCATTTTCCCCGATAACATAGGTAACACTGGGATGAAAAGCCACTTCTTGAAGGTGCTTGATAACCGGCAGGTCAAGGGGGAAATGGTCATACGAATATATTCGGTCTCTATTCAGGTAGATGCCCCTGATGTACTGTGAATCATAATCTAGTTTCATTTGTAATCACCTTCTGTAGAATATTTGGGAGCGTTGAAATGTCCTTCTTACATTCCACTGCAAACCAAGACGCCATTGATCATCCAAAATTGATGGACTGATAATGTTTGATTCTAAATGACCGCCCACTTTGGATGCAATTCAATCACTCCCGCTTCTCTTATCAGGGCAGCCAATTCCTTATCCACATAACGTTGATGTAAATATTCATTGTCCCATAATGAGGCGGCCAGGCACCTCCCGGATTGTCCTTTTCCGATTGCACCAGACAGCATGCCCGGTGTCATCCCTTTGTTCCATATGTCCTTTTGCACCTGCTCAAATCCGGCTGTTTTATCATTTTCAACAGAACAGTCAGCCACCCGAAGTAATTTCCCCTTGCAAAAAAACGCTGTCATGTCTGTTGTTCCTATATTGAATATTTTCTCGTAGATATCGACAGAAATATTTGTATATGTACTTCCTTGGCCACTCTTTCCTAATATTTCATCATGCTGATGCTGCATGAAACTTTGATAGGATTGGAGATCTTTCCAAATGGAGAGAATGCCTGCTTCAAAGGGTTCGTTTCTATTCCACCCTCCGATTTGTCCCATGAAGCCAGCGCAATGGCGCAATTCCCCCCATCCCTCTTGTGCTTTTGAGAATGAACGCTTGTTTTCCTCATTCACTTGGCATTTAATCCACTTCATTAACATGATGATCCCCCTCATTCAAGGACGCCGCCCAATGTTTCGCTCTTTCATCACTCTTTTTTATGAAATCATCTTTCCCGTTTACGTATCCTTTTATATCATCTGGAAATTCCGCTGCCAAGCGCTGCTTTAGCCTGCTATACCTTTGTGCTTCCCCAGGGTGTGCCATCAAATAATCCCTAAAAGCGAGGTGTCTGGCTATTTCGTAATGTCCTTTTTGAAACAAGTGGATATGGTGCGTCCTCTCATCCCCGCCTTTACAAAAAAACCGCCGTCCAGCGATTCCGTTCTCCCCCCTGGCATCATACCCTATCTCATGCATCTCTTTATTGAAATCAGCGACACATTCCACATCTTTTACCACTGCCAAAATATCTATTACTGGCTTGGCATGGATGGCCGGAATGGCCGTACTGCCAATATGGTATAACTTTATCAACTCAGGCCCGAAAATACCCTGTAATTTTTCGCATTCATCATGAAATAGCTTGGACCATTCTTTCCTATATGGTACGACCTCTACCTTTCTCATGAAAGCCTCCTTTTAGACGTTCCTGGCAGTTATAATTTATGTCGTTTTCTTCATTTGCTGATTCTATGACACTTAATATAAATGGCTCTTTTGCTTTCGTGTACCCCACTATATCAGCAGGATGCTTTTGAGCTAAGGATAATTTTAATTCCTGATATTGTCTTCGTATGTCAGGATGGCTTCTTAGATAGTCCCTGAATGAAAGTTGATTCTTCCACTGTTCACTTCCGTATTCAAGATATGCAAATGGTGTGTTCCCGCTCTCCATTGACCTTTTCTAAAAAAACGCCTTTCGGGAAACTCCTTATGCAGGACAAATTCATACCCAATCGATTTCAAGGGTTCAATGAACATGTCAGCTTCAGCTAAATGATGGACGCCAACCATGATGTCCAAAATCGGTTTTGCTCCCAATCCTTTGACGGACGTACTTCCAATATGCTCAACACAAAGAGAATCGTTCTTTACTACCTCCATTATCCTCGCTTTTTCCTGTTGAAATTCACTAACCCAATCAGGATTATACTCCTCGATCTTCACTGTTTTTTCCATATAAACACTCAACTTTTCATGAAATGGTATTGTCAGTCATTTTTCATCACGTGACCATTTGACGATAGGATCTTGCGTGCTCGGCTCATAGTAAGTTCCGACATACACTTTTTCTTTTCCCGTTATTTTATTCGTCCGGATGACTGTATATCTTCCTTTATCATAATTTTTGGTAAGATAATATTTCCGGTATGAAAACCCTTTTTCCGGACCGGTTAACTTTTCTTTAGTGTTATACCCTTGGGGCTTATTCAAGCTCTCTTTCACTACACTTTTAATATTCAGCGGCGTGCCCTCAAGCTTAACATCACTTCGGAAATTGCCGTTCCTGTTCTCGGTTTTCCCTGACGGCACGGATGCGATTTCGATCGTATCTTGGATTTGTTCCGAGAATGTTTTTGTGACACTGTATGAATAAAGGATATTCATGGAACTTATATTATCTTTCATTTTGCCAGCAAATTCAGGCAGGGCAAAATTCAACAAAAAGGTGATCGATATACATACGATTAATAAGGTAAGCGAAATTTTCTTCATATTTCCTCTTTCTCAACTATGTATTCTTGTAATTGAACTTGTTCATTTTCCCTTGGAATAATCCCAAATTTAGCGATTAATAGAATGGCAAGAAAACTGAAACAGCAAAAACTAGTATTATCACTTGTAATAAATGAAGCCGGTATAATACGGGATGCCAATAATGAATTCAAAATATAAGAAAAAAGAAAACCTGAATAAGATAGGCAAACCAGATAGTTTCCAATCAGTAGCCGCTTGTAATGTGCATACTGCGATTTTTTTCCCTTCCTGATACTAACTATTTGCCGTATTTGTATTATGAGACCGTATGTGAACGCAATGATCAACATTACAATAATAAGAAAACTAATTATTGCTTCAATCACTTTTTTATCCCCCCTTTAAATAGGCCTAACACTAATAGATATAAGCTTTAGGACGGTTAATTACTATCCGTGGCGAAAGTGAACAACTTTTTGAAGTTCATAATCCAGTTGGTTTCCTTATTTCCATGAATGAAAGCATCCTTTCTAAGGGCTAGTACATGTTAGTTAAGTAGTTCTATTGCCATTTGAATATTTGTTCTATTAAAAAGGCTGTTTTCGCATACTTTGTTGCTATTTACCAAGTAATGTGGTGTGGTTGATTTCCCCTCCAGATGCTCGCTTTCCGCGGGGCGGGCGGTGAGCCTCCTCGGCGTAAGCGCCTGTGGGGTCTCACCTGTCCCGCTGCTTCCGCAGGAGTCTCGCACTTCCGCTCCAATCAACCTTAAATCGTTTCGTTTTAAAAACAACAATCTTAACGAAAAGAGCCATTAAAAAATATTACTAATACATTTTCTATACTATTTATAAGTATTCTATTGCTTCTATATTCCTTCCCTTAATCAAATTTAAATAAAAGAATCTTAATATTATGAGGAAACCTAACAACGACCGCTAACCCCATCCATTTCAAATGGCGTTTTCTTAAATGTGGCTTTCTTGGTTTTTCACGTTCACTACTATCATTCACATCATATACGGATTACGGATGATAAAGTTTCAAAATAAAGGAAGAAACACCAATTTATTTCCGCATAAATAATTAAAAAGACCACCAAATGGTGGTCTTTTTAATTAATTCATATTATAAAACCCAACTGCTTCCATTGAATGTCCCCTTGGAAAGCTATTACCATCAATATCGATGATTCGTTGTGAAGTTTTCACGTTTATCGGTTCGGTTCAGTTCCCGTTGTTATAAAGGCTTTTGTAAGGTTCATTACAACCATTCCTTAAATCCATAAACTTCATAAAACTTTGTTTTTCTTTTTTTTCATGTAACCGCGAATGATCATTCCGGCAATAATGAGAACCGCCACCACTGCGATTGGCTGGATATAGGGCTTGGCCATCTCATTAATCTGTCCCCAATTACTTCCTAACTTCATCCCGAGGAATACAAAAAGCACAGACCATGGAAGTACGGCAAGTAGCGTATAATTCGTGAATTTTATTAAAGACATTTTAGAAATCCCTGCTGGTATCGAAATAGCATGTCTGACAACCGGAATGAACCTAGCCGTAAAAATGACGCTTGGACCATAGTTAGTAAACCAAGATTCCGCTAGTTCAATATGTTTTTTGTGAATGAATATATACTTTCCATATCGTTCTAAAAATGGTCTTCCCCCATAATATCCGATTAAATAAACAAATATTTGGGCGATGGTTCCTCCAATCGTTCCAGCAATAACCGCCCCAACAAAACTGATGCTACCTTGGGAAACTAAAAAGCCACCATAGGATAATACAATCTCACTTGGAATAATTTCAATCATAAGACCAAGGGTAATTCCAAGGTACCCATATTCCATGAGTGTAAGTAAAATAGTTTGGATAAAGTCGTTCATAATTCAACTTCTCTCTTTCATTTTCGCTTTTTTCAAAACGAATCACAAATGTTGTTATTAACTCCCCTTGTTAATGGGCCACTGGCAACAAGGTTAATGGAATGACCCTTAGCTATAAATAACTTTTGACTGATTTGTGAGATAGGATGGCTTATTGACTTGTTTAAGATTAAGAATCAATTTCATAATGCCCACCATTTCCTCAGGGTTTTCCAATTCCATTTCCTTTTGATAAGTTTCGATTGATTTATCCCACTGTTCCATTTTTTTATGGTCCTTTAATATATTTAGCATTTGTTTTTCAAATGAGAATTTGCGATTGATTTCAAATACAAGTTTATTGTCTTTTAAATACTGTAGATTAATTTCCTCCTGTCCCGGCAGCATCGAATGGACAAAAATCGGAAGTCTTTTTCGAAGTGCTTCACTAATGGTAACACCACCTGGTTTCGTAACGATTACATCCACTTCTTCATAAAGGTCGTTCATTTCCGATCTTGATGAAATATAAGGTAATGGTTTAATATGGGCTAAATCCCATGTTTTGATCTCATCAAATAGTTTTTTGTTGTTGCCACAAAGTACAAAGTAATCAAAATTGGTTGATTTCTTTAACTCACCAACTAAATTCAATATCCCGCCCAGGCCACTATTTCCTCCTGAGATTAAAACTTTGGGCCGATCGGTGTTTTTTAAACCATGGGCCTTTTTAGTGATTTCCTCATGCACAGGAATACCTGTCACCATCATACTATGTTTCGGTATTTGATTCTTGCTTAATAGCTTTTCTTTCAATTTTTGACTTGGAATAAAGTGAAAATCTATCCCCTTGCTTCCCCAGACATTATTAATAAAGAAATCTGTATATACGTTGATAATTGGGACATTGCATTTCCCTTTTAATTTTAACTGGCTTAATAGTTGGGAAGGAAATCCGTGTGTACACACAATTAAGTCTGGATTTTCCTCATCTATCAATTGTTCCATTTTCTTCAAGAATATAAGTTGACACCATTTAAATGGACGTTCCTTTTTCGAGTTAACGTAAAAAAGGTTTTTGTAGGCGAGATTATAGGTTTCAGGTGCATAACGGATCCATTTTAAATATCCGGTCGTTATCATTTTTTCTAAAGAATTATTCGTATAACTTAACAGATCCACTTTTTTCAAAATGACTCCGTTTGTATGTTTTTTTAACAAATCCATTAAGGCCTCTGCAACTTGATGATGTCCCGACTGCATGCGGAAGAGAGGTAAAAACAAAACCTTCTTCATATATGTCATCCCCTATAGAAATCATTCTTTTAATCGATGGATACGTACTAAGCAAAAAGCCCATTTGTATGTTCAAGATCTTTTTCCCCTTACAATATATCACTGTTTTTGTAAAAACCTTTCTTTTTAATCAATTTTTAATGATATGTTCATGGTATTATAAGCCCCAGTCCCCAAACTTAATAGCCCGATTAGAAAACCAATTATAGAACACTGGTTAATCCAATCGGGACGGTAATTTATTCTTTTTTTTCCTCTTCATATAATTGATAAAAAAATATATCAATAAAAAGACTAAGAATACGACACCTAAAAGTGGAACATATTCCGGATTTATATGAAAGGCGTTCCCTATATAATACCCTGCCACTATAAAAGGGACAGTCCAGAGAACGGTGCCTAACAGGGAAAGGAGAATAAATTTGAACAGGGGAATATGATTGATTCCTGCGAAATACGGACTGATTTGTCTTATTCCAGGTAAATAAAATCCAAACACAATCGTTTTTTTTGTATTTTTCATATACTTTTTCTGTACTTTCTCCCAGCGATCATTGGTAATGCCCACGTATTTCCCATATTTTTTTATAAATGGATACCCCACGTATTTCCCACATACATAAGCGATAAGCATCCCTATAAAGGCTCCGAGAAATGCACTGAGCACGGCTAAACCAAATGAGAGTTTATTTTGCCCAATCAGGACTCCAATTAGAAATAGAAGAGATTCTTCCGGAGCGGGAATCCCCACAATGCCCATGAATAAAAAAAGAAATATGATTAGATAGCCATATAAGTCAATAAAATGCAGGATACCATCTATGTTCATAAAGTCCCCCCGAATCAGTTATAAGTCTTTTAATGTAATAAATTGTGTTCCCTTTTTTATGTTTTCCTCTAGGTAAATTTCCAAAACTTCAATCATATATCGGGGTGCTTCTTTATCCGCCCCTAAGGTTTCCCCACAGTCATGGAGCAGGAGGATCGAATTTTCCGTTGAGGTTGTCCGCAATTGATTAAGCAGGTCATTCCTGCATGTTTCCACTTTCCAATCTCCGAAAATGTCTGACCACATAATCACTTTATATTTCTTGCTGGCTATTTTCGTAAAAATATTAAAATGGCCCCATGGAGGCCTATAAAAAGTGACTTTTTCATGCGTACATTCCATTATCGCCTTTTCCGTCATACTCAACTGTTCCGATAACTGAAAGGGCGAGAGGATCCAGCTTGAAATATGATCAAAATGATGAATTCCAATTGTATGCCCCTCTTCATGCATTCGTTTAATGATATCAGGGTTATTTTTCACTTTACTGCCCACAACAAAAAACGAACCCTTTATCTCGTACTTTTTTAAAAGATCAAGTAATCGTTCCGTATATTCAGGGTTCGGGCCATCATCAAAAGTAAGGGCTATCCCATTATTCCTCTTGTTTTTTTTGGTAATGCCCAGACTGCATACACGAATAATTACAGTAGGGAAAATCGAATAAATTAGAAATAACAATACTATGATACTCAGACTAATTATCCCTATATGTGTCACGCACAGAACACCTCATTCTTGTATTTAGCAGCAAATTACCTTTTGGGTAAGGATAATACCATCTCTGTTCCAATTCCGTCGATACTGGCTACTTTAATTTCCCCATTATGTTGATTCATTATATTTTTGGCTATCGACAAGCCTAGCCCCGTTCCGCCTGTTTCCCGACTCCTAGCCTTATCCACCCGGTAAAAACGTTCGAAGATATTTTCCATTTCATGCTCAGGAATACCAATCCCATAATCTTTTACCCGAATGACCGTAGAGTATAACTGATTCTCTACATACACATCAATTTTGTCTGTACTATATTTGATTGCGTTATCTAAAAGGATAATAATCACCTGTTTTATCTTCAATTCATCTGCTGTAATCGTAATGGTATCTTCTTGATAATGAAAATTTATTTCTCGCCCATAGACCTCTTTGAATTGTTTAAACACGTTCTCACATAAGGTTACTATATTCACTGATTTAATATCTAAAGTATTTTCCATTTCCGTATCGGCTAATTCCAGCAGCCTTTCCGTCATTTCCTGTATTCGGGTTGCCTCTGAATGAATTACATTTATAACATCCAATGCCTTTTCTTCGCTTTTTATCCGGCGTCGGCGCAAGAGATCTGCATAACTCTTTATTATCGTTAGCGGAGTCTTTATTTCATGTGAAGCATCTGAAATGAATTGCTTCTGTTTATCCAGATTTACATCCAATCTGCTCATCATCCGATTGAAAGTAACAGCCATTTTCTGCAGCTCATCTTTTGTTTCCTCTTGGATGACGATTTTTTTCGGAATTCCGCTTTGTTCAATATCCTCCATCGTATCAATCATATTGGAAATAGGTCTCATGATTACACTCGATAACCACCTGCCACCTAGCAGCGATAACCCCGCCCCTAATAGGGTACAAAATGTGAGAATGGAAAGTAATACATCCTTCCCTAATTCCAGTCCTAGTAATCTATCTCCAATTTCTAACGTTCCAACAACTTTACCTTTGGATTGGATAGGAACCCTAACGATTAATATTTGTTCTTCTTTATGCGCTTGTTTAATTGTAGTTCTATACACTTCTTGTTCAGAAGAAAATTCCCCTTTAAATTTCGTAAGCAAATAATGGTCGCTGGACACTTCGCTGCTGATTTTAGAATTAGGTTGAATGATCCTTATAAATGAATGATTCGTCAAATATGTGGTTAATTTTTTTTCTAATTCATGGGGCGTATCATCCATTTGTATTTCAGCAATGACATTTTGCGCTTTATGAATTAATATATCCTCTTCCATATTTACAGTAATCTTCATAAAAGAAAAAAATACAACAGCATTGACCGCAATCAACACACAGAGTATCCAAGCCGTAGTAATCAGGTTAATTTTTGTTGTAATTTTCATTGCTTATTTCTCCCTTACAGTATAACCAATTCCTCTTACCGTTTGAATAATTGTCGGGTCAGAAAAACCTTCTTCCGTTTTCTTTCTTAAATGGCGGATATACACATCGATTACATTGGTCTCCCCTTCATACTCATAACCCCAAACATTCATCAAGATATTTTCTCGCGTCACGATTTTGTTTTTATTGGATAGTAAATAAATGAGTAAATCAAATTCCTTTGGGGTTAACGCTATGGAAGAATCCCCCCTCTTAACCTCTCTAGTATCGAGATTAATGAATAAATCTTTTATTGATAAGATCGTTTCCTCTTCTCTCGAAGCATTGGCAGTTATTGAATTATGACGTATAGCTGAACGTATTCTTGCCAATAACTCATCGATTTCAAAGGGCTTCGTTATATAGTCATTGGCCCCTTGATCTAGTCCTGCTACCTTATCCATTGTAATATTTCGAGCTGTTAAGAGGATGATTGGCAGTAAAGAGTTCTCATTTCGAATCCTTCTTAAAACTTCTATGCCATTCAGTTCAGGTAACATAACATCTAAAAGTACTAAATCTAATTTTTCTTGTAATGCAGCTTCCAGCCCCGACTTGCCGGTATGGGCAACAAGCACTTCATACCCCTCATATTCGAGTTCTATCTTTAATATCGTCGCTATCTGGATTTCATCTTCTACAACCAGAATACGTTGTTTCATTTAAAACCCTCCTATTTGAGTGGTATATGGCAAGGAGTTCACCACCACATGTATTTATCGAATCTAGATAGGAATATTACTTGCATCTTAAACACGAAAAATTGTCCTCCGCTAAATAATTCAATCCCCTTTATATTTGCTCCAAAGTCCTGTATTTTAATCGTTTCCTTATCATTGAAATGCTCTTTCTACAATTTAGCATTATTTTGCTTTTTATTTTGCTTTTTAATTGATTTTTAATCCTTTTTTCAAGTTGCGTTAAGGTTGACTTGATATAGTGTCAGGGAACAGTAGAAGTAGACAATAAGGTTTTATCGTAAACGAAATAAAACAAGAGAAGATAAGGAGGATTCATTAATGAATGATACAAAAGGCTCATCCATCGGGCGTCAGATGTTGAACAAGGTTCCAGAAGTCATCATTTACTTCTGGATAATCAAAATAATGGCAACCACTGTGGGCGAGACGGCTGCAGACTTCCTGAGTGATAATCTGAACTTGGGCTTAGCCAATACGACCTTAATCATGAGTATTCTTTTGATCATAACGCTTTTCTTCCAATTCAAAGCAAGTAAGTATGTGCCAAGGATTTACTGGCTCACAGTAGTGATGATTAGCGTTGTAGGCACGCTAATTACCGACAATCTCGTGGACAATCTCGGGGTCAGTCTGGTGACAACAACTATCATCTTCACAATCGCGATGCTTGCGACGTTTGCGGCTTGGTATGCGAGTGAAAAGACGCTGTCCATTCACACTATCTACACATCCAAACGAGAAGTGTTCTACTGGTTGGCCATCTTGTTCACCTTCGCCTTGGGTACAGCAGCTGGTGACCTCATAGCAGAAGGTCTCGCTATCGGCTACTGGAAGTCTGCACTTATGTTCGCGGCGTTGATTGGGGTGGTTACCATCGCCCACTACGGTT
This sequence is a window from Brevibacillus sp. JNUCC-41. Protein-coding genes within it:
- a CDS encoding ABC transporter ATP-binding protein, whose protein sequence is MIEVKRVSKNYGRKKILDGVSFTANKGEVTCLIGINGVGKTTTLKAIMGLTPYKGEILIDDQKMTKDSYEKITFIPDAPTMLPQMTVKQAMVFMEDFYHSWNQERALQLLEFFKLKEESRISELSKGNTAKLNLMLGLSLDVDYVLMDEPFSGIDMFSREQIADVFASHLIEDRGVIITTHEIGDIEHLIDKVILLDNGTVLKEFNTEEMREEEGKSVVDVMREVYQA
- a CDS encoding GntR family transcriptional regulator yields the protein MNVNTREPVYLQVVRHFKEQIAIGKFVAGQEIPSRRELAATLNINPNTAQKAYKEMEEQGLIHTERNFPSQITTNETILQAVRQELILAAVDTFVDAIRPINVPVDELLRVVKEKYSEEIREEEGK
- a CDS encoding AAA family ATPase, with product MKLDYDSQYIRGIYLNRDRIYSYDHFPLDLPVIKHLQEVAFHPSVTYVIGENGMGKSTLLEGIAIAYGFNPEGGTLNFNFSNYDSHSNLDEYLRLKKGVYKPKDHFFFRAETFYNLATNIEELDREASSGRKIIDSFGGKSLHQQSHGESFFSAFVERFQGNGLYILDEPEAALSPLRQISMLARINELVQQGSQFIISTHSPIIMAYPDAKILQISDEGMSEVTLEESNHYLLMKQFFEDKDRLLHHLFE
- a CDS encoding YdbC family protein translates to MLMKWIKCQVNEENKRSFSKAQEGWGELRHCAGFMGQIGGWNRNEPFEAGILSIWKDLQSYQSFMQHQHDEILGKSGQGSTYTNISVDIYEKIFNIGTTDMTAFFCKGKLLRVADCSVENDKTAGFEQVQKDIWNKGMTPGMLSGAIGKGQSGRCLAASLWDNEYLHQRYVDKELAALIREAGVIELHPKWAVI
- a CDS encoding GrpB family protein; amino-acid sequence: MRKVEVVPYRKEWSKLFHDECEKLQGIFGPELIKLYHIGSTAIPAIHAKPVIDILAVVKDVECVADFNKEMHEIGYDARGENGIAGRRFFCKGGDERTHHIHLFQKGHYEIARHLAFRDYLMAHPGEAQRYSRLKQRLAAEFPDDIKGYVNGKDDFIKKSDERAKHWAASLNEGDHHVNEVD
- a CDS encoding DedA family protein, translating into MMNDFIQTILLTLMEYGYLGITLGLMIEIIPSEIVLSYGGFLVSQGSISFVGAVIAGTIGGTIAQIFVYLIGYYGGRPFLERYGKYIFIHKKHIELAESWFTNYGPSVIFTARFIPVVRHAISIPAGISKMSLIKFTNYTLLAVLPWSVLFVFLGMKLGSNWGQINEMAKPYIQPIAVVAVLIIAGMIIRGYMKKKKNKVL
- a CDS encoding MGDG synthase family glycosyltransferase: MKKVLFLPLFRMQSGHHQVAEALMDLLKKHTNGVILKKVDLLSYTNNSLEKMITTGYLKWIRYAPETYNLAYKNLFYVNSKKERPFKWCQLIFLKKMEQLIDEENPDLIVCTHGFPSQLLSQLKLKGKCNVPIINVYTDFFINNVWGSKGIDFHFIPSQKLKEKLLSKNQIPKHSMMVTGIPVHEEITKKAHGLKNTDRPKVLISGGNSGLGGILNLVGELKKSTNFDYFVLCGNNKKLFDEIKTWDLAHIKPLPYISSRSEMNDLYEEVDVIVTKPGGVTISEALRKRLPIFVHSMLPGQEEINLQYLKDNKLVFEINRKFSFEKQMLNILKDHKKMEQWDKSIETYQKEMELENPEEMVGIMKLILNLKQVNKPSYLTNQSKVIYS
- a CDS encoding DedA family protein — encoded protein: MNIDGILHFIDLYGYLIIFLFLFMGIVGIPAPEESLLFLIGVLIGQNKLSFGLAVLSAFLGAFIGMLIAYVCGKYVGYPFIKKYGKYVGITNDRWEKVQKKYMKNTKKTIVFGFYLPGIRQISPYFAGINHIPLFKFILLSLLGTVLWTVPFIVAGYYIGNAFHINPEYVPLLGVVFLVFLLIYFFINYMKRKKKNKLPSRLD
- a CDS encoding polysaccharide deacetylase family protein; translated protein: MTHIGIISLSIIVLLFLIYSIFPTVIIRVCSLGITKKNKRNNGIALTFDDGPNPEYTERLLDLLKKYEIKGSFFVVGSKVKNNPDIIKRMHEEGHTIGIHHFDHISSWILSPFQLSEQLSMTEKAIMECTHEKVTFYRPPWGHFNIFTKIASKKYKVIMWSDIFGDWKVETCRNDLLNQLRTTSTENSILLLHDCGETLGADKEAPRYMIEVLEIYLEENIKKGTQFITLKDL
- a CDS encoding sensor histidine kinase produces the protein MKITTKINLITTAWILCVLIAVNAVVFFSFMKITVNMEEDILIHKAQNVIAEIQMDDTPHELEKKLTTYLTNHSFIRIIQPNSKISSEVSSDHYLLTKFKGEFSSEQEVYRTTIKQAHKEEQILIVRVPIQSKGKVVGTLEIGDRLLGLELGKDVLLSILTFCTLLGAGLSLLGGRWLSSVIMRPISNMIDTMEDIEQSGIPKKIVIQEETKDELQKMAVTFNRMMSRLDVNLDKQKQFISDASHEIKTPLTIIKSYADLLRRRRIKSEEKALDVINVIHSEATRIQEMTERLLELADTEMENTLDIKSVNIVTLCENVFKQFKEVYGREINFHYQEDTITITADELKIKQVIIILLDNAIKYSTDKIDVYVENQLYSTVIRVKDYGIGIPEHEMENIFERFYRVDKARSRETGGTGLGLSIAKNIMNQHNGEIKVASIDGIGTEMVLSLPKR
- a CDS encoding response regulator transcription factor; protein product: MKQRILVVEDEIQIATILKIELEYEGYEVLVAHTGKSGLEAALQEKLDLVLLDVMLPELNGIEVLRRIRNENSLLPIILLTARNITMDKVAGLDQGANDYITKPFEIDELLARIRSAIRHNSITANASREEETILSIKDLFINLDTREVKRGDSSIALTPKEFDLLIYLLSNKNKIVTRENILMNVWGYEYEGETNVIDVYIRHLRKKTEEGFSDPTIIQTVRGIGYTVREK
- a CDS encoding COG4705 family protein; amino-acid sequence: MNDTKGSSIGRQMLNKVPEVIIYFWIIKIMATTVGETAADFLSDNLNLGLANTTLIMSILLIITLFFQFKASKYVPRIYWLTVVMISVVGTLITDNLVDNLGVSLVTTTIIFTIAMLATFAAWYASEKTLSIHTIYTSKREVFYWLAILFTFALGTAAGDLIAEGLAIGYWKSALMFAALIGVVTIAHYGFKLNTVLSFWIAYILTRPLGASLGDYLSQPRDKGGLGLGTTGTSLVFLVIILILVVYLTKTRRDESKVVE